The nucleotide sequence gctctaggagggcagtggggtctggcggttagagtggagggtggggcaggacgcctgggttctctccctggctctagcagggcagtggggtctggcggttagagtggagggtggggcaggacgcctgggttctctccgtggctctaggagggcagtggggtctggcggttagagtggagggggggcaggacacctgggttctctccctggctctaggagggcagtggggtctggcgGTTAGAGTGGAGCGGGGGTGGGCAGGATGCCTGGGTTTTCTCACAGTCTAGCTCTCTACCAGGCTTGGACCATGGTGCACCCACGGCTGCTCTCGCTGCTCCTGGTGACTTTGGCAGCCCTGTGTGAGGCGCAACAGATGGGGGAGCCCCCCGCCAGGTGAGGGTTGGGGAGAAGCTGGGATGCGCAGGTGGGAGAGGCCCCACTCGGGTGGGTGGGGTGAAGGATTGAGGGCTatatgggggcagggggtaaaggacaggagggtgaaggattggggtctgtgtggggggagggggtgaagaagTGGGCGattgtgcgggggaggggtgaagggttTGGGTCGGGGGTGCAGGACTGGGGGGCTTTGGTGATCCTCCTGCTCCTTGGGGCTGTTTTCACCCTTCTGCATCCTCTGTGGCAGGTGGCACCCCCCACCTGTGGTCTCcttcctgcagcagtggggagtgGCGCCGGGCCCTAGGCCACCTGGGCTAGAGGCTGGAGTCAGGCCCCCGTGGTACCACCAGGCAGAGGACACTGCAGAGGTGCTCAGCCTGTCCAGGAGGTAGGTTCGGGGGGGCCTGGTGTGTCACTTCCCCCCACGGGTCAGGACCCTCCTCTCCTTCCAAGGGCCAGGGGAAGAAGGGCTGCGCCCAGCTGTCCCTCCATCAGAGCTGGGGAAAACCCAGGAGTGCTGGATCCCAGCTCCTGCCTACTTCCCACCCCCTTGCCCAAGCCATGGGGGGATCCCAGGAGTCCTGTCTCTCTCCCCCTGACACAGGTCCCAGCGCCGGACCCCCCGCCAGCTCCTGCCACAGGCTCCTGGGCGTAGGTGCCAGCTGGGGACCTGCCAGACCCACCACCTTTTCAGCTGGCTCTACCACATCAGCTCCAGCGACAGGAAAGACGGATCCCAGAAGGACATGGCCGACCCCATGGGCTACGGCCGCCGGCGGCGTGGCACCTAGGACCCCCCGGGCCGGGCACACggagcccccacccagcacagacagccccGCAGCTCTGCAAGGCACAGCCAGGACACTGGCATCTGTGGGACACAACCCCCCCGGGAGCGCCCCGGCACCTCCCGCCAGGGGTGGTTGCTGCTGCCCCGGGGGACACTCCTCTGGCTGGTATTAAACGCCACCGTTGGGCTAAAGGAAACAGGGACCCAGCTTCCAAGCACCCCCCGGGCTCACACCCGCACAAGGCGAGCGCACGCCGGGGAGACGTACAACCGGCCAGCACAGGAGGTCTGGGGTGTCTGACTGCAGGTGAGagtcccagggcagggagctgattGTAGGACCCCTTGGCAGCGTGGTACTCAGGAGCACTCAGCCCCATCCAGCCTGgcagcagcccaggcccagggcctccacctgcctccccagccagccgagACCAACTCCTGCAGAAAGGTGATGGCacagctttgcacccatcttttcaCGTGTGTCCTGTCTGCGGTGGGGCccagggtcccccaggctctgccccccatctgcaggcaggagtgactctcagcaGGTAAAACAGGacgtttattagtcgacagacgCACAGCGCAGGGCAGAGGTGTGAGTGCAGCAGACAGCGACGGTCATTGCAATCcatcctgggggaggggagcctcagGGGTATCCACATCTTGGGCGTGGCCTCCCCTGcacaggctgccccctcccccgcttccaACTGCTGCCTCGGATTCCAAAGCcccctgggctcctccctgctctttgttcaggggcagaggtgttacctgccagcttaggttacagccccagggggtcatccttggCCATTGTGAGCTGTTGaacctgtcacacacacatccagcctgaccctcaacccctcccacccctccccaccccacactggccCAGGCCTCCGTATGACCATGAGCCATCAGCTAACAGCCCAGGGGACCTTGGTCTTGACGGTGTCCCTTGCTCTTTCTGGGGTGGATCCTTtcgcagggctcagctcctacaATTCTCTGCCCACCCAGGTGTGCCTGACCGGCTGGTCAGCCAGCCAGGCTGATTCCATTACACACACCATCCCACTTTCCTTACTCGCCCAAaggccagctccctgcagaggAAGCCACCTCTGTGCTGAACAAACTGCCAGGAGTTTGAACAGGCGTCTGGTATCAGTCAGCACtccaggtgtgtctacacagcagaattattccaGACTAAGGGCCGCTATTCTGAACTAGCTGCGACTGTCTCCACGCCTGAGCtgggtggcttattttgaatgaggtaaacctcattccccaAGCAAGGGCACCTctgtgggcagaggggctgtggggaccgGGAGTGggggctcttccagaatagcgtattgcaaaaaaaaaaagctgctatgTGGGCATCAGATTTTGGAGTCCTTGTGCAGAGTTGCCAGGGGCTGTCCTCTCAAGCGGGCTctgccgggcggggcggggccgcagGCCTTCTGGATACGTTTTGCTTTCTTGGGGTCCCCCTGCCGTGCACCTGCCTTACGCCAGAATAGTTTCTTTAGGAACAATAACTCCAGATTCAGCTGTTCCAGACTAACTCTGGGGCACGAGGTGCCTGTACGGCGGAACTGGCTGGAGCAATGCTGGCCTAGCCGCTACCAGCCAACTCCCGCTCCATGCGCCTCCGACCCAGCCATGCACCCAGACATTCCGCACcagttccagctccctgcccaggcctgggGATCAGCCCCCACCAGCTGtgttcccagccctgtgctgggggggggtggaatACAGCCCTCAGCGGGGCTCTGCCAtgcaggggcagccctggagTACTGGGGCCTTCTCAAGGCACACTGGGGTGTGTATGGAGACATCATTGGGCAGAACCCTGTGGCCCAAGAGTGAATAAAGAGTTATTGAAACGAATGGAGACATTTCCTCCaatgggggggcaggaggtggagccactactcccccagagctggaaagagaacccaggggtcctgacACCCAgtgcccacctctgctctaaccactagaccccaccgCCTCCCAGAGCCAAGGGAGAGCCCACCACccagcctcccctgtgccccgcctggagtgggtggggggaggggtccgtGGCCGAGGGGAACGTAGGGGCCCCAGCAGCGGCTGTGGGACGTgtgagagggagggtgggggggttggtgccgctgggTCCCAGGAAGGAGAGGTATCCAgaggggccctggccctggctttgGGAAGGGCCCGGAAGCGAGGCGGGTTTCCCAGCTGGGCGCCCTGCGGGGGCACAAGGGGCAGCTGGGCATCGGGGTGACACCCAGGGGGATCCAGGGCCCCAGCAGACAAGCCGAGCCGAGCGCCCGGCGGCAGAGGGTGGCTCTGGGAGGTGCGCGTCCACACGGGAGGAGGGGGCATAACGTTTACTCCCcccggggctgagggagggggctggccaATGCAGCCAGTAAGGGGGCATGGGCAGGGGGTGCGGGGCGTGGGGGGGCCTTGGCACAGGCAGCCCCCCCGCTACAGCCTCTCCCCTcgtccctcccccactccctccagctctctccacccccccatccccggTCCCTCCCGCCTGTGACGCTCCGCGCACGCTCCGCACAATtgtccccccccgccgcccccccttCCCGGGCAGCCCCGGCGCGGCCGCGAGCTGCGGGCGAGGGGCGCTGGTCGGggcggcggggggcagggacGTGGTGGGCTCCGCGGGCGCTGCCATCGCACACCCACGCTTCCGGCGCGCGGCGCGAAGgtgagcccggacgcctgggtcctctctctggccgggcgggggagggatgtcggtgggagagggggcggggcgggagcccggactcctgggttctctctctggtcGGGCGGGGGAGGGATGtcggtgggaggggggcggggcgggagcccggacgcctgggtcctctctctggccgggcgggggagggatgtcggtgggagagggggcggggcgggagcccggacgcctgggtcctctctctggccgggcgggggagggatgtcggtgggagagggggcggggcgggagcccggactcctgggttctctctctggtcGGGCGGGGGTGtcggtgggaggggggcggggcgggagcccggactcctgggttcattGTTGTTTCGGTTTGTGTCTCCAGTCCATCAATATCTATTAACTGAGATTCCAGCCCGGGGGGTCCGTCTGTCGGGGCTGATGGCACCGgagggggggcagcctgggggcgaCGTACCCCACTGACAGGTTGCCTGGGACCGAGGCGCTGagtgtgggggatgggagggcttGGACCCAGGACGCCCGGGTTCTTTGGGAGCCCATGGACTCCTCTGGTGGCttggacccaggagtcctggttccctgccccccacccccgctctgaTGCACCAGCCCCCACTCTCTGCCCTCAGCCGGGGTTGacacccaggcgtcctgccccccccccccccgagctggGGGCAGAACCAGGTATCCTGAGTGCCAACTGGTCCCAGAGGCAGCCCCGGGCGTTATGGGGGGGGTTGTGTGTCATAGCCCCTGCACTGACTCCCAGGGGTGACAAAGGTCCCTGGCTGGGCAGTGTGTTTACCAGGCACAGGCCAGGCTCAGCCCCGGGAAGCTTCTCTCCTCAGGAGCTGCCCCCGCACGTGGCATTcctcactgcctcagtttcctcacagGCACAGCAGGGACCTGAGTCAGCCTCGCTCTGCTGGAACTGGGAAGCCTGTGGGGCACAGACTGGGCACTGCTTGGGCCCTTGGTGAGGTGGGGCTCTCAAGAGCGTGGGGACTCCTAGTGTCTCTCTCAGctcggggaggggagtgggacctAGTGGTTGGGGGGCGGAGGGCTGCCAGGTGCTGGATTGTGAGGTCAGCAGTGCAGGGCCGAGGTCATTGCAGGGtccggcctggcctggctggcacAAGCAGGTCCGGCCCTTGGCAGCGCCCAGGTATGGCTGGTGCCTGTGATCCCCCCAGTGGAGCCCACAGGCTGGGCGGGGGGTTGGGCCATGGGGCGACTGACAAGAGTCGCGAGGCTGGCAGGAGGGGTAGAAAATCCACCTCAGAGTGTTGGGCTGCCgttggctgggaatggggctcGGCTGGGCCGTGCATCCCTGTGGGCGACGTGCTGCACCCGGGGGCTGGTGTGGGTATCGGGGGTCCCtcagggtggggcctgggtatCCAGGGTCCCTCGGGGCATGGGTGGGTatctggggctgggtggtgggtATGTGGGGTCCCGCAGGGGTGGGTATTTGGGGTCCCTCGGGGGGGGATGGGTATCGGGTCCCTCAGGGGGTATCTGGAGCTCTCCCCAGGCCCGAGGGAGGTGCTCCGCTCTCTTAGCAGCAGGGTGGCCTCACAgcgtggcgggggaggggccagTGACTcatggccccccccccacagctgcccactaGTGCTCCCCAGAGATGGCGGAGGCGCACCAGGCCGTGGCCTTCCAGTTCACCGTCTCGCCTGAGGGCGTGGACCTGCGCCTGAGCCACGCTGCCCTCCAGCAGGTCTACCTGGCCGGCCTGCGCTCCTGGAAAAAGAAAATCATCCGGCTGCGGGTACATGGGGGGTGTTATGGGGTCAGgcggtgggggggtgctgggcggtggaggtgggggatgggcggtggaggtgggggatgggcagtggagctgggagctgtggatgggggagctgggtggtggaggtggggggtggcggACTGAGCGGTGGAGCTGACCCGTCTCCCCCCACAGAACAGCCTGATGAGGGGCGtgttccctgccagcccagccagctggctggtcATGGTGGTGGCCATCCTGGGTAGCCAGGCCTCCCGCCTCGACCCCTCCATGGGCCTCATTGGCAAGATCAAGGAGCAGCTGCCGGCCAGGTGGGAGCAGGgtctgagtgtggggggggggcttgggggagagggggcagggctgggggctctggaggTTGGGggttggcagggagctgggggcacagaggggctgggggctctggagggtgggggggatggggacacagaggggctgggggttctggaggatgggggggatggggacacataggggctgggggctctggaggTTGGGGGGTTGGCGGGGGGCTGGAGGCGCAGGGGAACAGGGGGTCGGCAGCGGCACCGgggggctgccccaccccacctcaccccgccccgccccactgagcccctccctccacagcccctaCCTGTGCGAGCCGgcccgggcagggctgggtgctctgGTCTTTGccaccctgctgtggctggggctggtggggaccaTGCGGGGGGCCCTGCGCGCCCTGCTCTGCTACCACGGCTGGATGGAGGAGGAGCACGGCCACACCTCACACACCACCAAGCTCTGGCTGGTAtgtgccccaggcctgggggctgAGATAGGGGACTGGGATGGGCCCCAGGCCATGGGGggctctgccgtggggctgggacgGGCTGGGATGGGCCCCAGGCCACGGGGggctctgccgtggggctgggacgGGCTGGGATGGGCCCCAGGCCACGGGGggctctgccgtggggctgggatgggccccAGGCCACGGGgggctctgccatggggctgggacggGCTGGGATGGGCCCCAGGCCACGGGGggctctgccgtggggctgggatgggctgggaTGGGCCCCAGGCCACGGGGggctctgccgtggggctgggatgggccccAGGCCACGGGgggctctgccatggggctgggacggGCTGGGATGGGCCCCAGGCCACGGGGggctctgccgtggggctgggacgGGCTGGGATGGGCCCCAGGCCACGGGGggctctgccgtggggctgggatgggccccAGGCCACGGGGggctctgccgtggggctgggatgggctgggaTGGGCCCCAGGCCACGGGGggctctgccgtggggctgggatgggccccAGGCCACGGGgggctctgccatggggctgggacggGCTGGGATGGGCCCCAGGCCACGGGGggctctgccgtggggctgggacgggctgggatgggccccaggccatggggggctctgccgtggggctgggacgggctgggatgggccccaggccttggggggctatgctgtggggctgggatgggctgggaTGGGCCCCAGGCCACGGGGggctctgccgtggggctgggatgggccccAGGCCACGGGGggctctgccgtggggctgggatgggctgggatgggccccaggccatggggggctctgccgtggggctgggacgGGCTGGGATGGGCCCCAGGCCACGGGGggctctgccgtggggctgggatgggccccAGGCCACGGGgggctctgccatggggctgggacgggctgggatgggccccaggccatggggggctctgccgtggggctgggacgGGCTGGGATGGGCCCCAGGCCACGGGGggctctgccgtggggctgggacgggccccaggccatgggggactgtgctgtggggctggtaccttggggagcccaggagcaggggttggTACTTGCTCGAGGCCAGGGCCCTGTGGGACCAGCCTggcctgtcccaggggtggggccGAGTGCCCCGGCAGGGGGGTcactgctctgccccaccagGCTCTGGTGAAGATCTTTGGGGGGCGCCGGCCCCTGCTGTACAGCTaccaggcctccctcccatgccTGCCTGTGCCTGCCCTGCTCGACACCCTGCAGCGGGTGAGCCACCGTGGGGAGCCAGGGTTGGGTCGGGGGGATGTGGGGCCTGTCAAGTGGGtctgaggggcagagctgggggccagaGCTGGTGGTGGGATGGGGGACTGGTGGGGGCGAGGTGGGGGGCTGCCGGGGGCCGGAGCTGGTGGTGGGATGGGGGACTGGTGGAGGCgaggtggggggctgctgggtgccagagctgggggtggggtggggggctgccgggggccggagctggggtcggggggctggtgggggcagggcagtcggCTGAGGCCCCGCTCTGCCCCGCAGTACCTGGCGTCGGTGCGCcccctgctgcctgagccccagttcCAGCGGGCGGCCGGCCTGGCCCAGGACTTCGAGCGCTCGCTGGGCCCCCGCCTGCAGTGGTACCTCACCCTCAAGTCCTGGTGGGCCACCAACTATGTGAGTGACCAACtgcggctgggcgggggggcactgtgctgtgggGGGCCGGTGGGGGGCTCAGCAGGAGGCCTGCGGGGTTGGGGGAatggggggccaggcagggggtgctgtgctgtgggggctagtggggggctcagcaggcggcctgcggggttggggggcaccatgttggggggctgtgctgcaggacaggagctggggggcgcTGACCCCTGGAGCCTTGTTCCCCCAGGTGAGTGACTGGTGGGAGGAGTACGTCTACCTGCGGAGCCGGGGACCCCTCATGGTGAACAGCAACTACTACGCCATGGTCAGTCCTGGGGTTCCCCCTGTACCCCGCTCTCACCCACGGGGGGAATACGCggtacccctccccctcccccactctcaccCACGGGGGGAATATGTGGTACACTTCCCCCACTCTCACCCACAGGGGGAATATGGGGTACCCCCTCCCTGTACTCTGCTCTGACCCTGGGGGCATAGGGGCCCCCCATATCCTGCTCTGCCATCGGACGGGCGCATGGGGGACCCCCAGGTGTAGCTCTGTCCCTGATCCCTCTCTGCCATCCCCCAGGACTTCCTGTACGTCACCCCGACCCCAGTCCAGGCTGCCCGGGCGGGAAACATGGTCCACGCCATGCTGCTGTACCGGCACAAGCTGGAGCGCGAGCAGATCAAGCCGGTGAGGGgttggggcctgggcagaggggggATGTGGGCACAGAGGGGCCCCTCGGTGGGCAGTGCCAGGAGGGGTGGGCGcaggtgtccctctggggtgcagccaggCGTCAGGGACCCCCTTTGAGgagctccccctccctgcaccggGCCTGCTCCCCaaggtggggctggctccccactttcacattgctcctctggGTTTAGAGCTGTGCCAGACCTactggctcccccagctcaggCTGCCGAGCCCCAGACTCCCCCGGCACCCCCAGAAGCCGAGACCAGCTCCAaggggaagggggctcagggccaggCTATTGCTCCGGTGTCTCTCCTGACCCCTCCTCagctgtgggtggggaagggagcaggaggcctgggggccTGTACTGatgtggggcaggagactggg is from Carettochelys insculpta isolate YL-2023 chromosome 22, ASM3395843v1, whole genome shotgun sequence and encodes:
- the CPT1C gene encoding palmitoyl thioesterase CPT1C isoform X3, translated to MAEAHQAVAFQFTVSPEGVDLRLSHAALQQVYLAGLRSWKKKIIRLRNSLMRGVFPASPASWLVMVVAILGSQASRLDPSMGLIGKIKEQLPASPYLCEPARAGLGALVFATLLWLGLVGTMRGALRALLCYHGWMEEEHGHTSHTTKLWLALVKIFGGRRPLLYSYQASLPCLPVPALLDTLQRYLASVRPLLPEPQFQRAAGLAQDFERSLGPRLQWYLTLKSWWATNYVSDWWEEYVYLRSRGPLMVNSNYYAMDFLYVTPTPVQAARAGNMVHAMLLYRHKLEREQIKPLMVQGTLPMCSAQYERMFNTTRIPGVEADSLQHRRDSQHVAVFHAGRFFRLELYPGGRLLGPRALQAQFQRILDDPVAPAPGEETLAALTAGPREPWARARQTYFRSGQNQESLRAVEQAAFFITLDSTEQGLLGPEPGRALDCYSKALLHGQCHDSTRWPRTSSSWATARRVTARGRCSPASPHPRSCSGRFQRSASG